In a genomic window of Apteryx mantelli isolate bAptMan1 chromosome 2, bAptMan1.hap1, whole genome shotgun sequence:
- the SLC39A6 gene encoding zinc transporter ZIP6 isoform X2 produces MNLLFFQRNQKEEVTCIPNLKTKIPKSLDWWLYINLCHQFSFLTGCYTGTSDESCIFQVSPKFSCGVGCWNFKRRCFLTSSSTFNFELILRSHVKSKRVCVCACAQDALQVKMSHGNHHHHHEKPLLEQNKGTLFKHLVFQSIEESAYLDSTWKGLTALGGLYFMFLVEHLITLIKQFKDKKKKKRNEDDGESKKFSANEEMLDTDDRPEGYLGTDSQDPSPFISQQPAVQEEEEEVMIAHSHQEEVDNEYVSRGCRNKCHSHLHDTLGQTDHLSHHHHDYHHILHHHHHQNHHPHSHSQRYSREELKDAGIATLAWMVIMGDGLHNFSDGLAIGAAFTEGLSSGLSTSVAVFCHELPHELGDFAVLLKAGMTVKQAVLYNALSAMLAYLGMATGILIGHYADNVSMWIFALTAGLFMYVALVDMVPEMLHNDASDHGCSRWGYFLLQNAGILLGFGIMLLISVFEHKIVFSINL; encoded by the exons ATGAATCTCTTATTTTTCCAAAGGAATCAGAAAGAGGAAGTTACCTGTATTCCaaatttaaaaaccaaaataCCCAAGAG CTTGGATTGGTGGCTTTATATCAATCTCTGTCAtcagttttctttccttactGGGTGTTATACTGGTACCTCTGATGAATCGTGTATTTTTCAAGTTTCTCCTAAGTTTTCTTGTGGCGTTGGCTGTTGGAACTTTAAGCGGAGATGCTTTCTTACATCTTCTTCCACAT ttaATTTTGAACTTATCCTGAGAAGTCATGTAAAATctaaacgtgtgtgtgtgtgtgcatgcgcgcaAGATGCCCTGCAAGTTAAAATG TCTCATGGAAACCATCACCATCACCATGAAAAACCTCTActtgaacaaaacaaaggcaCTCTCTTCAAACATCTTGTTTTTCAAAGTATAGAAGAGAGTGCCTACCTGGATTCTACATGGAAGGGACTTACAGCACTTGGAGGCTTATACTTCATGTTTCTAGTGGAACATTTGATCACTTTAATAAAGCAGTttaaagacaagaagaaaaag aaaagaaatgaagatgatggAGAAAGTAAGAAGTTTTCAGCAAATGAAGAGATGTTAGATACAGATGATC GGCCTGAGGGCTATCTAGGGACAGATTCACAAGATCCATCGCCCTTCATTTCTCAGCAACCAGCAgtacaagaagaagaagaagaagttatGATAGCTCATTCTCATCAAGAGGAGGTTGACAATGAATATGTATCCAGGGGCTGTAGAAACAAATGTCACTCTCACTTGCATGATACTTTAGGACAGACGGATCATCTTAGTCATCATCACCATGACTACCATCACATTCTGCATCATCACCATCACCAGAACCATCATCCACACAGTCACAGTCAGCGCTATTCACGTGAAGAACTGAAGGATGCTGGGATAGCAACTCTGGCATGGATGGTGATTATGGGAGATGGACTACACAATTTTAGTGATGGCCTTGCAATTG GAGCAGCCTTTACTGAAGGGTTATCTAGTGGTTTAAGTACTTCTGTGGCTGTATTTTGCCATGAATTACCTCATGAGCTAG GAGATTTTGCTGTGCTTCTAAAAGCTGGTATGACTGTCAAACAAGCTGTGCTTTATAATGCCCTGTCAGCTATGCTGGCCTATCTTGGAATGGCAACTGGGATTCTTATTGGTCATTATGCAGACAATGTTTCAATGTGGATATTTGCCCTTACTGCTGGCTTGTTCATGTATGTGGCACTTGTGGATATG gtgCCTGAAATGCTCCACAATGATGCTAGCGATCATGGATGTAGCCGCTGGGGATATTTCCTATTACAGAACGCTGGGATTCTGTTGGGTTTTGGGATAATGCTGCTTATCTCTGTATTTGAACATAAAATTGTATTCAGCATAAACCTGTAG
- the SLC39A6 gene encoding zinc transporter ZIP6 isoform X1, whose amino-acid sequence MESTVSVTCLLSLSILLCESYHHGVETATVVQTAEKTFPEKAAGINTDLAGLIQRLHLQELFHRYGENNTLTIEGFRKLLQNIGIDKMKRIKIDHDRDHHLHHNHVASSKNSEKTVCPNHEYDANKDPMSSHLQELHKVENVEHEQNFLHSKNTVNEITASISTTPTDGSSELQNLGTGGVKSVAHLGLTNAINATDSSNTSWLANGKANESLIFPKESERGSYLYSKFKNQNTQECSNASKLMQSHGIGTQVWLTATEFSYLCPAIINQIDGKYCIVHATSEKAETPPKGYSLQIAWIGGFISISVISFLSLLGVILVPLMNRVFFKFLLSFLVALAVGTLSGDAFLHLLPHSHGNHHHHHEKPLLEQNKGTLFKHLVFQSIEESAYLDSTWKGLTALGGLYFMFLVEHLITLIKQFKDKKKKKRNEDDGESKKFSANEEMLDTDDRPEGYLGTDSQDPSPFISQQPAVQEEEEEVMIAHSHQEEVDNEYVSRGCRNKCHSHLHDTLGQTDHLSHHHHDYHHILHHHHHQNHHPHSHSQRYSREELKDAGIATLAWMVIMGDGLHNFSDGLAIGAAFTEGLSSGLSTSVAVFCHELPHELGDFAVLLKAGMTVKQAVLYNALSAMLAYLGMATGILIGHYADNVSMWIFALTAGLFMYVALVDMVPEMLHNDASDHGCSRWGYFLLQNAGILLGFGIMLLISVFEHKIVFSINL is encoded by the exons ATGGAGAGTACAGTATCAGTCACTTGCCTTTTATCACTTTCCATACTGTTGTGTGAAAGTTATCATCATGGAGTGGAGACAGCTACTGTTGTGCAGACAGCAGAGAAAACTTTTCCAGAAAAGGCAGCTGGCATCAATACTGACTTGGCAGGGCTAATACAGAGACTTCACCTTCAAGAACTCTTTCATCGTTATGGAGAAAACAACACTCTGACGATTGAAGGATTTAGAAAACTGCTCCAGAACATAGGTATAGATAAAATGAAAAGGATTAAAATAGACCATGACCGTGATCATCACCTTCATCATAATCATGTTGCATCGAGTAAAAACTCTGAGAAGACTGTTTGCCCAAACCATGAATATGATGCTAACAAAGATCCCATGAGCAGTCACTTACAGGAACTGCACAAAGTAGAAAATGTAGAACATGAGCAAAACTTCTTACACAGCAAGAACACTGTTAATGAAATAACTGCATCTATCAGTACTACTCCCACAGATGGCAGTTCTGAATTACAGAATTTGGGAACTGGAGGAGTGAAGTCAGTTGCTCATTTAGGTCTGACTAATGCCATTAATGCCACAGACAGTAGTAATACAAGCTGGCTTGCTAATGGAAAAGCAAATGAATCTCTTATTTTTCCAAAGGAATCAGAAAGAGGAAGTTACCTGTATTCCaaatttaaaaaccaaaataCCCAAGAG TGTTCCAATGCATCAAAACTGATGCAATCCCATGGCATAGGCACTCAAGTGTGGTTGACTGCTACAGAATTTAGTTATCTCTGTCCAGCTATTATTAATCAGATTGATGGCAAATACTGCATAGTCCATGCAACTAGTGAAAAAGCTGAAACTCCTCCAAAAGGTTACTCTTTGCAAATAG CTTGGATTGGTGGCTTTATATCAATCTCTGTCAtcagttttctttccttactGGGTGTTATACTGGTACCTCTGATGAATCGTGTATTTTTCAAGTTTCTCCTAAGTTTTCTTGTGGCGTTGGCTGTTGGAACTTTAAGCGGAGATGCTTTCTTACATCTTCTTCCACAT TCTCATGGAAACCATCACCATCACCATGAAAAACCTCTActtgaacaaaacaaaggcaCTCTCTTCAAACATCTTGTTTTTCAAAGTATAGAAGAGAGTGCCTACCTGGATTCTACATGGAAGGGACTTACAGCACTTGGAGGCTTATACTTCATGTTTCTAGTGGAACATTTGATCACTTTAATAAAGCAGTttaaagacaagaagaaaaag aaaagaaatgaagatgatggAGAAAGTAAGAAGTTTTCAGCAAATGAAGAGATGTTAGATACAGATGATC GGCCTGAGGGCTATCTAGGGACAGATTCACAAGATCCATCGCCCTTCATTTCTCAGCAACCAGCAgtacaagaagaagaagaagaagttatGATAGCTCATTCTCATCAAGAGGAGGTTGACAATGAATATGTATCCAGGGGCTGTAGAAACAAATGTCACTCTCACTTGCATGATACTTTAGGACAGACGGATCATCTTAGTCATCATCACCATGACTACCATCACATTCTGCATCATCACCATCACCAGAACCATCATCCACACAGTCACAGTCAGCGCTATTCACGTGAAGAACTGAAGGATGCTGGGATAGCAACTCTGGCATGGATGGTGATTATGGGAGATGGACTACACAATTTTAGTGATGGCCTTGCAATTG GAGCAGCCTTTACTGAAGGGTTATCTAGTGGTTTAAGTACTTCTGTGGCTGTATTTTGCCATGAATTACCTCATGAGCTAG GAGATTTTGCTGTGCTTCTAAAAGCTGGTATGACTGTCAAACAAGCTGTGCTTTATAATGCCCTGTCAGCTATGCTGGCCTATCTTGGAATGGCAACTGGGATTCTTATTGGTCATTATGCAGACAATGTTTCAATGTGGATATTTGCCCTTACTGCTGGCTTGTTCATGTATGTGGCACTTGTGGATATG gtgCCTGAAATGCTCCACAATGATGCTAGCGATCATGGATGTAGCCGCTGGGGATATTTCCTATTACAGAACGCTGGGATTCTGTTGGGTTTTGGGATAATGCTGCTTATCTCTGTATTTGAACATAAAATTGTATTCAGCATAAACCTGTAG